gtgccagggctggtgtcagccctgcagagctctggggtttggggcagctctgtccccaaGCCAAGGGTGCCTGCACAGCCACTCTCACTCCATtccatgcccagggcagggaaaagtGGCTGGCACTGGGGTTGCAGAGGGAGAAGAGACCCTGGAGAGCGGGCACAGGCAGAGAACCCCCTCTGGAACAGGCTGAGATCCCAGGAAATATTCCAAACTTATCCCTGGCTTTTCCAGGgaggccaggctgcagcagcagcagcaatggggGCTCTCCAGGGGAGACCCAGGATTTGCTGGGAAGCAGAAGGGTAGGAAGTGGAGTGAGAGGTTTTCAGCTTGCTGGCCAAAAGGCAAATTCCAGCTCAGGTCAAACAGGAGGTGACACCTTTGCTTGTACAGGGATGGGTTTGGTTGCTAAGTTGTCAAGGTagacttaaaaacaaaaagacatTTCACAACCACAAAGGAAGACATTTgtgtttaaaatattaaaatattaatattaaaatattaagcCCTCCCATTtagttgattaaaaaaaaaatcccctgcGTAGAAGAAATTGATGCTAATTGGTGAGCAGGAACTGCTAAAAGCAAGAATCTTCTGAGGAAAGCAAAAAGCTTTGTTTAAAAACACTGCCCTGCCTGATCTCTGAGCACTTGGACAGCACGGGCCCAAAGCAGCAACACCTCTTGTGTAAAGGTGTGCCTGAATCCAGCACAGAATTCCAGCTGTGtgccctgagcacaggcaggctgCATTCCCCCTCtgttcctgcacctggctcagctggggCAGGATTTTAGCTGTGGAGCTGCCCAGGGTTGGTGGgcagggcccaggctctgccttTGCCCCAGGGGAGCAGCGCTGGCCTGGCCCAGCACGgcccttcctgcagccccacagctctgggtgcaaagccctggggctcagcaggagGATGAGGGGATGCTCCCTCCTCCAGACAAGGCTGGCATTTGGGGATCTGGATGAGGAATCCCCACTCCTGCAGCCTGCTCTGACAGGGTACCCGAGCACCTCTGAgtgcagccctccctgcagagcttTGGTTTCCCTTCCCTTTGGTGTGGAAGttgccagctctgtgccagctgggtTCCATCCTGCCATTCCCACAGCCAGGTGCTCCTCAGGCTGTGCTTTAGGGGCACTGCAGTTGTGCCAGGTGTGGGAATCTGTCTGCAGAGAAATTCCCTCTCTGGGTCATGGAATCAGGCAGATCACCAGGTCTGGGTTAAAAGAGACTTTAAAATTTATCTCTGCTCATGgacaggaacaccttccactgcacCAGTATGCTCacagcctcatccagcctggcctaaTTATTCCCTCCTATAATAATTAATGTAATAATTTATCCCTGGATTaatttttccctcctctggaGAAGTCCAAGGCACTGCCATGGCTTGGGATGCAGCCTGGGAGAGCCAGCAATGCTCCTGGAGCACCCCAGCACACAAATCCCTGCAGTGGTGGCTCTGCCTGGTTGCTGCAGTAAAAACCCATCCCTAAAACCTCTCCCAACCTGCAAGTTCTCTCCCTAAACccttttgggttttattttgcaGGAGCTGTGTTGCTGCTGCCCAAAGATGCTCTGCAGACCCCCCACAGCTCAGTGAGCCCTCCCAGCCACCCCAAATCCCGACCCTGAGGGCTGGGGAAGCTCTGAGGATGTGAGTGAGGAGGGAATGAGGCTCACCCCCATCCTGGGATGCCCAAGggatcctgcagggcagccagccccttcctgctgctgctgctggagctggggttTGCACAGCACTGCCCCCGGGGTGCCCACGGTGCCTGGGCTGCAGAActcacctggctgtgggtgGCAGAGATGCCCGTGGTGCTgccagctgcccccagggtgACACAGGAGAAGCATCAGGCAGGAAGGAGGAGCGGGATCACAGCCAGACCCACATGGAGGACACTGGATGGGCCCCAGCTGGACGTCCCCAAAGgtgagggagcagctctgcctctggaaaTGGGGGAGAttagctgggagctggggcaggctggcagAGTGAGAGGAGGAATGGCAGGAATGTGCCACGtgggatgggcactgccctcctggagcagagtgcagggaaggaggctcagagggcccttgtggctctgcacagctcctggcaggaggggacagccgggggctgctccaggcagcagggacaggaggaggggaAATGGTCCCAAATTGCACCAGGGGTGGACATCAGGGAGAATTTCTCCACAGAAAGGCTTGGCAAGCACTAGCACAGCCCATCCAGGACGTGCTGGAGTCCCCATTTGAAGGAcatagatgtggcacttggggacatagTTTAGTGGTGCCCTTGGCACTCTTAGCTGTGTGGCCAGACCTGATGCCCTAAAGGCCTTCCCAAAGCTGAGTGATGCCCTAAAGGCCTTTCCAAAGCTACTGCTGCCCTAAAGGCCTTTCCAAAGCTACTGATGCCCTTAAAGGCCTTCCCAAATTTAACTGCTGCCCTAAAGGCCTCTCCAAAGCTAACTGATGCCATAAAGGCCTTTCCAAAGCTAAGGGATGCTATAAAGGCCTTCCCAAAGCTAAGGGATGCCCTAAAGGCCTTCCCAAAGCTCAGGGATGCTATAAAGGCCTTCCCAAAGCCACTGCTGCCCTAAAGGCCTTCCCAAAGCTAAGGGATGCCCTAAAGGCCTTCCCAAAGCTCAGTGCTGCCCTAAAGCCTTCCCaaagctggctgcagcagtgcctccctcctgtgccctcccCTGAGCCCGtgcccgccgcccccgcggTGGCAGTGCCCTCTCAAAGGGGACATTGTGCATTGTGGCCGTGCCCAGCCGTGGTGCCGGGCGGGCAGcgagcagccctgcccctgccagccctgtgccagccctgtgccagccctgtgctgctgtcactgcacacatgggctgctgcctggggacccCCTGGCACCAGGAGCTGGCGCTGGGATGCACAGGTAAGGTGCccgtggggctgcagggctcctgccatgggctgggagccttggggacaccctggcactgggcactggcCCCTCTGGCCGCCTGCCTTTCCTCTGGGATGGCTCCTGGTGCTTTCTCCTCTTGGACTGGGGCGTGTAGGGAGTGAGGCAGGATGTTTtggccagggaggggacagggtgaCTCTGGGGCTGGTTTATTCCCATGCTGTTGGtgtttcccctccctgcccagagccctccAAGCACAGCCCGTGGGTGCTGGCATCCCCCAGGGCACCATtcctgtcccagggtgtcccagtgaGCTGGAGGAGGGACATGGCTCAGGGCCAGCCAGGGCCAGAAGGTGCCCTGAGcacccagccctggagccaggagtgcagccctgagtgctgggacctggctggggctggagctgtttGCTGCCCACTGGTGCAAAATATTTTGGCACTGAGGAGGTCAGTGAGTCACTGGCACGGCTGGGAACAACTCCCCAGCTGCAGTTTCAATTGgtctcttgaaaaaaaaagctccCAGTTCCCTTTCTGAGCCTGgctcaaatgaaaataaacactgAACCCGTGAGAGCAACCAGAGTGAGCCCTGGGGACCCATGGACgggctctgtcctgctgctggcagaggtggCACGAGCAGTGTCCCACCTGCCACCTCCTGTGGCACATCCCAGGGAcacctctggggctgggggaatCCTGCCAGGGATGTGGACTCTTCTGCCTCCCCTCCAGGTGAGGAGTGTGAGTCCTGCTGGCCCCGGCCTCCCGAGCTCCTGCCCCGCGGGGACCGCCTGCACCGCCGGGGACAATGGGACACGGCaccagggacacagccccaggacaTGGCAACAGGTACCCAAACACAGGACATGGCatcagggacacagccccaggacaTGGCAACAGGTACCCAAACACAGGGCATGGCatcagggacacagccccaggacaTGGCAACAGGTACCCAAACACAGGGCATGGCatcagggacacagccccaggacaTGGCAACAGGTACCCAAACACAGGGCATGGCATCAGGGATCCAGCCACAGGGAATGGCATCAGGGATCCAGCCACAGGGCATGGCATCagggatccatccccatcccaaggGAATGGGACCAGGTACCCATCCCCAGGGAATGGCACCATGTACCCacccccaggccctgccaggctctgtgggcacagagaggggaggagggcagccaggagtGGAGCAATGGCAGGAGCCAGCTCAGATTTAGTTCTGCCTCTTCCTGCCTTCACTTCCCCTTCTCCATTTCCTCATGTGGAGCTGCCACATTAAATGTTAAGACTTTGTTCAATGTAGACTCTTTTCTTTCAAAGCAAAACTTATTCATGGCCTGTCCAACCTTGGGCTGTTCTTTTCTACTTGCTAGCTCTACATGAGAATTCTATTTCTTTAAATAAGAATTCTATTTCTTCATGCAAATATCAATTTATTTGGGCGGCTGGCAAAGCTGGCTCAGTGAAAAGAACTGTAGAGCAGAGTTCTGGTCAAAGAAGTGACTTTAAAAAGCTGCTGCACATTCCAGCTCCACATCTCCAGGTACATGTTTATCTTACAAATCCTGTCTGATTGCTGACAAAAAATTGGGGTTTAATCTGGTTATCCCTCCATTGCCAATGCAACTGtggaagagcagggctggagttgTGTGTGCCTCAGCTTTCATTAACATAATTAGCAGCTCAAGTTGCAGGCTCTGAATCCTTTATGGCAATAGCTGATGATGTGTGGAGCAGGGAGAAAGCTGCTTGGATTTTGGATACCCcgcagagcaggcaggggagaaaatctcattttgattttcaaatttttgaacaaagagttttgcaaggcTTTggctctcctgtgctgggaagtTGAGGTTTTCTCCAAAACAACATCTCTGTTGGGGATTCACCTTTTTAACAGATCTGCTCATCTGAGGGCCTGGCCAGGAGAAAGGAGGGAAATCCCCTCATCCAGAGCCACTGCAGCactggaaaaaaagcccaacatcAAGGGAATGATGGAGTCAGACCCCATCACTCCCATGGATCTCTCCAACCTTGAGCATGACTTGAGGGTGGTCCCAGAGTCACACAGTCCCCACAGATGTGCAGggcagtgctccaggagctctcagcTGAGGCAGGACAtgccagagctctgcccagcatttcccagcagctctgctgttcccTCCTCTCCAGGtaaggctgggctggcagagaggagcagccccactgccgaggcaggacacagctccccagagcccccgctggtgctgctgcctctcagggacaCCTTTCCCCCAGGTAAGGAGCTCCTGGGGCACCTCACAGATTtcctggctcctgcagtgcctcgGGTCTCACCTTGGTGCCTGAGGGATGAGGAtgggctgggcttgtgctgtgTGATGTGAAAACCCAGGGCaccacagggaatatttctctggctgctctggggtgccctggcccccagggcagcactgactctgaccctcatttgtggagaaagtttcccagacttcaagacagactggaatccacaaaagtgtgaaatagattatagagagtagtgtaggtgtcTCCCTTGGtggagaaattgaggttttgggatttttagtgtgttgtggatggaagaaagatggaggcacagggagttgtcctgggtttcttcttcatgcttcttcttccttcttctccatgggtttgggtggcattttgtaattgggcagaaaagtctgcactgggggctctgtgggatcagtcattgggttaaaagggaaaataatccgggtgtcagttcttaattggatagtttagttttaaaagaccttgtaatgagagattgttggccattttgtgccttctaatgaaaagctgcagagctcacagcagtgagactgttttactgataagaaacaataaatacCTGAGTCCCAACATAAACTACTGTCTGGAGTGCCTTCAACCAGCCCCAGAGCAAGCCACAGCTGGAGGctctggtggccctggcagggtgtcaggggtggctctgggtggcacagagctcctcctccccttcccttctcttcttttcccttccaagagctctctctctccttctccgTGGAGAGCCGCTCCTGCGGGCGCCGCAatgcccagctccaggaggctgccaggaggaggctgtgggCTCTGGAGAGTGATGACAGAAGTGTCTGTGCCCTGTTCAAGGTACAAACCCCGTGCCAGCATGCTGGCATGCTCCTGGAATGGTGGGAGGTGTGCTGGGCTGCCAAACCCAGCTGAGGAGTTCCTCCAAGGCCACTGCAGGGGACTCTGGAGGGGACTGGGATGATGGGGAAGATGAACTTGATGGCAAGGGAGGGGCAAAGCTGAGCCTTGTGTTGTTTTGGGGGATCTGAGCCTAAATATCCAGGAATTCCTAGGGCTGGGATCACCAAATCCATGTCCCTGCTGGAGGGTACAGCTCTGGACAGGCACAGAGTTCTCAGGCTGGGTTTTATACAAACAAATCCCAGCTACAGAGAAGATGCCTGGACTGAACTCTCCTTGCCTGCTGGATTtcacagctccaggagtgtCCCTTGATGCTGCTCTGTCTCCCCTGTGCAGGAGCTGTCAGCCAGGCTGGTGTGCACCCAGGCACACGAGGATCGCTTCCTCCTCACCTTCAAAACCCCAGAGGAAGTCTGGAAGTTTTCCACCTATCTGACTTTAGGTAATGTTTCCAAGGTCTAAACAGACAGTGTGAGGAGGGTTTTTGGAGAAGGCATTGTCTGACACTACAGAACTGTAATGTTCAGGGTGGACAGTGGGAAATGAATTAGAAAACTTTGCAATCTGTTGTTTATGAAATCTCTGTTTAGATCAGGGAGAATCAGGAGGATTccttttgggaaattttggagACAAAATTAGAAACTTTTGCCTGACATTTGGAAATCCCCAAGAcccttcctgctgcccagaGAAGGAGGTGCTGATCCTGGTGCCCCTCTTGGCTTTCAGGGTACGTGGGgacctgcctggagcagctgctccttgcccAGGAGTTCTGGCTGGACTGTGCCCTGGTGGAGGACACAGAGCTCAGGGTCACCGTGGATGAGGAGCACCTGGCCACCATCTACATGGACCTGCTCCTCCAGGAAGGTGTGATGGGAATGCACGTGGGGGAATTCCTGAAaatgcccagcagggctgggctgcagcccctggtgcacTGATGCCACCTCTGACTCTCTCTCTGCAGGGAACTTTTTCtgcaaggcagtgcctggggtctgcaagctggagcaggagggagaggagggtctgcagctctgcaggaatgAGCTGGTCCATGTGAAGAGTGCTGGACAGGATTCCAGATGGGAAGGAATATCCCTGAAGACGGGGCAGCGAGGTGTGGTGCCTGTGACTGCTCTGGAGCCAATAGCTCACCCCTTTTACCAGTAAGTGCTGAATGAAAGGGCTCAAACCAGGATTCTTTCCTGATCCTGGTGCATGACTGGCACCAAGGCTGGCTGGGAAACTCCTCTTGCCTCTGGCAAAGGGCAAGAGCCTCACAATTCTGTGAGGATATTTCCAGGAGGATCCACACCAGGCATAAAGACTGGAATTAATGCATTCTCTGTGAATGGGACCCAGCAAGGACATGCTCCTACTTCAGATGTGGTTTTTGTAAGGTATTGATTGAGGTCATACATGAGGTTATCTCTCATTAACAGATGAAGAAGTGGCAGAAAAAATTCAGGCAATGCCAGTCAAAGTGAGGCTTCCCACTGGTCACCTGGCTGAGCCTTTCACTTGGAGAAACCTTCCTTAAAGATGGCAAATTTATCCTGCTCCTCCCCTGTGGTGTGACACCATCCCTGGGCTGGCCTGAGCTCAGCAGTGCTCACCAGGACCACTGAGGTCCCCTTTGCCTTGCAGGTGGTTCCTGAGGAATTATGCTGTGAGCTTTGGCCTCTCCCAGGAGATCAGTGGGACGAACTCTCGGGCCATTGGTGAGTGGCACCTGtgcactgtcccaggctgggcacaaAACCTGGGTTTGGCCACGAATGGCCACAAACCCATCTGTTCTTCTGGGACTGACCCCACCACAGGGGCTCTGAGGGAATGCTGCATCTCTGGGCCCTCTGGAATGCAGCTCAGCACTTGCAAACCCCGTTctgaggagcacagagagcagagagctgctggtgacACCCTCCTGCCACCGGCTTTTCCCTGTCCCACTGCaattttatgtttcttttcattctttcaGGGGTGAGGTTTCAAATCAAGAGGTTCCCACCTTGTGCTCACATGAAACCTGTGCCCTCCACCCAGCCCTTAACCTCAGTCCAGTCCAGTTCAGAGCAAGCTGGACACAGGAGGTCCCTGCAGCTCTGACTTTGTCATGTAGGGATGGGCATTTGCACTATCCAGGATTTCACTCCTGGCAGAATTGAGACAGGGCAGTGTCTCTGAAAATCCATATTTCCAGTCAccttccaggctgcagctcacaGAGGTGTGGAGTTTATCCATCCTTCTTTTATTTTGCATTGTAACCCACTTCTCAAGGAGAAAAGGCAGAGAGCTGGGCCCAAGATCACAATAAATCTTAGGGGAGAGAGGGGCAGCCCTCTCCAGCTGGAATCATGGCCACTCTCTGCCCAGACCTTTTCCAGTGAGGAGGTTTTAGCAGGGATCCCACTGAGATTCCCTTTTTTGCCTTGGTTTCCCAGTCAGAGGCAGGTGCATCGCCACCAAGGACCACAGAGGAGCAGCGTGGGATGAGCTGAGCTTCTCCAAAGGAGATCCCATAGAAATCATTGGATTCTTCatccctgggctgccctggTTTGTGGGCAAATccctcagcaccaggagcatcGGCTTTGTTCTCACCCGACACGTAAACCCCGAGGCTTGCGAACCTCTGTgagtttatttaaattaaattctggagaaaagggaagggaggctCCAAATCCACCCTCAAGGCTGTGTGAGAGCCTAGGGCAGGTGATTTCCCTTGCAGGACCTTCACAGAAGGTGGGTTTGAGGTGTGAGCAGAAGCTttggccaggctctgctgcagcccaaaCACAAAAATTGCATTTCACCTGCCTCAGGTGATTCTTGGAGAGGAACAGATCCAACCCTGGGCTAATTTCTGCAAGGTGGCTTCCCAGTTTGTCCTAGAAATGTTCAGTTTGTAGctctgaggggctgggagcctgGCAAGGGTGGGGAGAGCATTCCCTGCCCAGGAAACAAATCCtgttctccttcctcctgccctgggtgtGGAGGCAGAAGGGCCACTGGCACAGAGCAGAATTCCACAGCCTCCCAAGGACCCAGGGAGAGCTgtccagggagggagggagggtggtAAATCCCACCCTGACTCAGCAGCTGTCTCTGTTGGTGGCTTCCATGTGATGTCCATCCCAAAAGGCTTCTCCAAGAGTGTGGGTGGGAGGATAAGGTTTTAACCGAGGTCTGCTGGGCTTTCCCCTCTCAGAGTCACTCCAGGTGAGTTGTAGCACTTTTCTCTGACACTCCAGAAGGGACAGAGCAGATCAGGTGGTGTCCTGTGGCTTCTGGATTCCAAACCAGACCCATAAGTCCTTTTCTCTGGTGCCTTTCTGTTCCTTCATGGAGAACCTGGATGGGGAAGGTGTCCAGAATCCTGTGTTCATCTGCAACACAACTTCTGTGGTGGGAGGAAGAGAAGGCATGGGAAAgcttcccatcccatcccatcccatcccatcccatcccatcccatcccatcccatcccatcccatcccatcccatcccatcccatcccatcccaccccatcccatcccaccccatcccatcccatcccatcccatcccatcccatcccaccccaccccacaggccagctgcagtgtcaggggCTGGGCACATGCTGACTCTTTTCtcctgccccaccccaggggTAAGGGCTTTGTGTTTCTGAGTGAAGAGGAGAAGTCCCCAGTGCTGCACATCCCATGCAATGGTGACGAGGAGCACTTTGCCACCCTCCTGGGGGACCTGGCACACACTGACATCACCTCTGTGTACAGGCTGGGTGAGTGTCCCCTCCCCTCATATCCCAGTCCCTGCATccccagggagagctgggcagggcctggggagcCCCAAGACCATGGGGATGCAGTGCAGGCAACTTCTGGGGTGGAGGCAGCACAAACCTGTGTgaggtggtgttcacaggggtcccaggagcagggaagagatgaggatctgactccatgtttcagaaggctgatttattattttattatatatatattacattaaaactatactaaaagaatagaagaaaggatttcatcagaaggcttgaaggaaaggaaaaagaatggaatgataataaaatcttgtgactgaccagagagtctgagacagctgggctgtgattggccattaattagaaacaaccacaagagaccaatcccagatgcacctgctgcattccacagcagcagataaccattgtttgcatttcgtttctgaggcctctTGGCTTCTCAGGAgcaaaatcctaaggaaaggatttttcataaaatgtgccTGTGACATCTGTGCTCAGCCTGGTGATGGAGGCTGGAGGTGTCCTCAGGAGGTGACCCTGCCATGCTGGAGTCTGTAGGGCCCttctctgctgccagggcagctcctgagctgggaTTCACCCTGGCAGGTGCTGCTCTCCACTGAGCTTGGCCTGCAGGACCTGGGTTGGGGTTTCTGGGGGTTCTCACTTTCTCTGTTCTGGCTGGGTGGCTTTGGGACTTCAGCTGATTTCTGCACATTGACACTGAccaaggatttggggtttattttctgtttgtctCTTTGTACAGCTGGGTTTGAACCCACAGCTGCGTTCCCACAAGTGCCACCAGGTGAGTaggaggaggggacagagggggaggCTTTGGTGATGGCTTCTGAGGGTGAATTTGGACAGGAGGAAACATCAGAGAATGGCTTGAGTTGGGAAAAACCTTAAAGGTCATCCTGCCATGGttagggacaccttccactatcccaggtttctccaagccctgtccaacctgcccttggacaattccaggggtggggcagccacagggaagaatttcttcctgatccCACTGTGGTTTCCCTGTCCCTTCCAGAGGCTGCTCTCCATGGCAGTAAAGAAATCCTCGAGTCCTGGGAGGAGATCAATGACTGGGCTACCAGCAGCACCTCAGAGCTGTCCAGCCCAGGCAGTGAAACAGCCCCTGCCACACTGGAAGATgttctcctggagaagctggatGACTTGGATTATCCCAAATTCTTCATTGACCTCAACGCCAGCCACATGGAGGATGCTGATGTCTTTGACCCCATATTGACCTTCCTCAACCAAGACAGTTTCGTGCCCAGTTTTCAAAGCTTTTATGatctcagcttttcctttctccactCCACTTTTTATGGTTTCTCTGATGAGGATGAACTGGTCCTGTACCTCGAGACTTCCCGGAACTGGGCCAAGAGGACTCGTTCACTTTGGGCTCACGTCAGGCTCTGTTTCCtcttgggaaagctctgcaTCAAAAAGCTCAAGCTCTCCCAGGCCCGGGTGTACTTTGAGGAAGCCATGAGTGTCCTGGACAGGGGCTTTGGGGACCTGCCCCTGCTGGCAGCGCTGCACGGGAGCCTCGCCTCCATCTACCTGAAGCAGAACATGAAGCACAAGttttcctccctgctggggAAGACGGTGACCCTGCTCGCGTGCCTGCCTGGCCGCTCCTTCAGCTCGGAGAACGAGCTGGAGCTCCTCACCTACATCCTGAGGGAATCCATCGCAGTGGGCAACGCCCCGCTGGAGGCTCGGATCTGCTTCCTCATTGtcaagctcttcctgcagctgggcaggaccGAGGAGGTGCTGCCCTTTTTGGAGCATCTCCAgtgcctcagcagcacctggctcAGCCCAGGCAGCCGTGCTGGGCCCCTGGATGCCACTGCCACCCTGGGCTACCTCTACGACAAGAAGTGCCTGCCGAACATCGCGCTGGCCTCCGTCAGGTCCTTCGTTCCCAGCAGCGCCAAGGGCACGCCGACCCCCATCTGGAGAGCCGGCTTCATCCTCCAAAACGCTTCCAAGCtcctggggaggcagcagctggacaggagcagcatcccagcagTGGCTTGTATGTACCtcaggcaggctctgcagttCTGCTGCGAGAGCAGGGCCGTGCCCATGCAGAGGACGCTCTGCGCCATCCTGTCCAGGACGTACCTCCAGCACGGCCTGCTGGATGGAGCCATTCCCTacgcagccagggctgcagctctggccagattgctgggggaggaggaggcctTTGAGTCCTCGCTGTGCCTGGCCTGGCTGTACGTGCTGCAgcggcggccgggcccggcggggcAGCTCCTGCGGCGGCTGCGGCGCTGCCTGCGGGGCGCGGCCTGCGAGACCCCGCACGGCGCCGTGCACAACCTGCTGGCCATGGCCCTCACCGCCCAGGGCCGCCTCCAGGAGGCTGCAGAGAACTTCCTGAGGGCCCTGCACAAGGCCAAGGaggcaggcagctgcaggaacCAGGCCGTGGCCCTGGCCAACCTGGGCCAGCTGAGCCTGTCGTGTGGGGCGGCCCAGCTGGCCGAGCTGTacctgctgtgggcagtgagGCTCTACAGCGAGCTCCAGGGCCACCGAGAG
The Agelaius phoeniceus isolate bAgePho1 chromosome 15, bAgePho1.hap1, whole genome shotgun sequence genome window above contains:
- the SH3TC2 gene encoding SH3 domain and tetratricopeptide repeat-containing protein 2 isoform X2, whose protein sequence is MGCCLGTPWHQELALGCTGEECESCWPRPPELLPRGDRLHRRGQWDTAPGTQPQDMATGKAGLAERSSPTAEAGHSSPEPPLVLLPLRDTFPPELSLSFSVESRSCGRRNAQLQEAARRRLWALESDDRSVCALFKELSARLVCTQAHEDRFLLTFKTPEEVWKFSTYLTLGYVGTCLEQLLLAQEFWLDCALVEDTELRVTVDEEHLATIYMDLLLQEGNFFCKAVPGVCKLEQEGEEGLQLCRNELVHVKSAGQDSRWEGISLKTGQRGVVPVTALEPIAHPFYQWFLRNYAVSFGLSQEISGTNSRAIVRGRCIATKDHRGAAWDELSFSKGDPIEIIGFFIPGLPWFVGKSLSTRSIGFVLTRHVNPEACEPLGKGFVFLSEEEKSPVLHIPCNGDEEHFATLLGDLAHTDITSVYRLAGFEPTAAFPQVPPEAALHGSKEILESWEEINDWATSSTSELSSPGSETAPATLEDVLLEKLDDLDYPKFFIDLNASHMEDADVFDPILTFLNQDSFVPSFQSFYDLSFSFLHSTFYGFSDEDELVLYLETSRNWAKRTRSLWAHVRLCFLLGKLCIKKLKLSQARVYFEEAMSVLDRGFGDLPLLAALHGSLASIYLKQNMKHKFSSLLGKTVTLLACLPGRSFSSENELELLTYILRESIAVGNAPLEARICFLIVKLFLQLGRTEEVLPFLEHLQCLSSTWLSPGSRAGPLDATATLGYLYDKKCLPNIALASVRSFVPSSAKGTPTPIWRAGFILQNASKLLGRQQLDRSSIPAVACMYLRQALQFCCESRAVPMQRTLCAILSRTYLQHGLLDGAIPYAARAAALARLLGEEEAFESSLCLAWLYVLQRRPGPAGQLLRRLRRCLRGAACETPHGAVHNLLAMALTAQGRLQEAAENFLRALHKAKEAGSCRNQAVALANLGQLSLSCGAAQLAELYLLWAVRLYSELQGHREMDTELAQVLLWLAQAMVDRQRLEDAKLCYELALGFALKWQNLRSQLHVTERLCHFYSRVCPELQACITYHEHRASLARQLQDRELEASARQALSQLYQALGTPEALRQSLDCTKQSLRIFIDLQEAVKAAEAWLQAGKLYYLLQEDELVEMYFQAAIQTALKGDNFSLAMELYEKAGDTFFNGSRNRARAVEFYRGGAVPLARKLKATQTELRLFNKLAELQISLQGYEKALEFATLAARLSLRVGDQLQELVAFHRLATAYDLLHMHEMAEDCYLKTLAMRPPVLQSSAEALYYCKVYWHLGNLALHKLKDEQDAASYFLLALAAATELGDEELQALLRAKLGAIPGAPGGPEGTPGCATDRPRWLSQGGHVV
- the SH3TC2 gene encoding SH3 domain and tetratricopeptide repeat-containing protein 2 isoform X1, coding for MDGLCPAAGRGGTSSVPPATSCGTSQGHLWGWGNPARDVDSSASPPGEECESCWPRPPELLPRGDRLHRRGQWDTAPGTQPQDMATGKAGLAERSSPTAEAGHSSPEPPLVLLPLRDTFPPELSLSFSVESRSCGRRNAQLQEAARRRLWALESDDRSVCALFKELSARLVCTQAHEDRFLLTFKTPEEVWKFSTYLTLGYVGTCLEQLLLAQEFWLDCALVEDTELRVTVDEEHLATIYMDLLLQEGNFFCKAVPGVCKLEQEGEEGLQLCRNELVHVKSAGQDSRWEGISLKTGQRGVVPVTALEPIAHPFYQWFLRNYAVSFGLSQEISGTNSRAIVRGRCIATKDHRGAAWDELSFSKGDPIEIIGFFIPGLPWFVGKSLSTRSIGFVLTRHVNPEACEPLGKGFVFLSEEEKSPVLHIPCNGDEEHFATLLGDLAHTDITSVYRLAGFEPTAAFPQVPPEAALHGSKEILESWEEINDWATSSTSELSSPGSETAPATLEDVLLEKLDDLDYPKFFIDLNASHMEDADVFDPILTFLNQDSFVPSFQSFYDLSFSFLHSTFYGFSDEDELVLYLETSRNWAKRTRSLWAHVRLCFLLGKLCIKKLKLSQARVYFEEAMSVLDRGFGDLPLLAALHGSLASIYLKQNMKHKFSSLLGKTVTLLACLPGRSFSSENELELLTYILRESIAVGNAPLEARICFLIVKLFLQLGRTEEVLPFLEHLQCLSSTWLSPGSRAGPLDATATLGYLYDKKCLPNIALASVRSFVPSSAKGTPTPIWRAGFILQNASKLLGRQQLDRSSIPAVACMYLRQALQFCCESRAVPMQRTLCAILSRTYLQHGLLDGAIPYAARAAALARLLGEEEAFESSLCLAWLYVLQRRPGPAGQLLRRLRRCLRGAACETPHGAVHNLLAMALTAQGRLQEAAENFLRALHKAKEAGSCRNQAVALANLGQLSLSCGAAQLAELYLLWAVRLYSELQGHREMDTELAQVLLWLAQAMVDRQRLEDAKLCYELALGFALKWQNLRSQLHVTERLCHFYSRVCPELQACITYHEHRASLARQLQDRELEASARQALSQLYQALGTPEALRQSLDCTKQSLRIFIDLQEAVKAAEAWLQAGKLYYLLQEDELVEMYFQAAIQTALKGDNFSLAMELYEKAGDTFFNGSRNRARAVEFYRGGAVPLARKLKATQTELRLFNKLAELQISLQGYEKALEFATLAARLSLRVGDQLQELVAFHRLATAYDLLHMHEMAEDCYLKTLAMRPPVLQSSAEALYYCKVYWHLGNLALHKLKDEQDAASYFLLALAAATELGDEELQALLRAKLGAIPGAPGGPEGTPGCATDRPRWLSQGGHVV